From Shewanella psychrophila, a single genomic window includes:
- a CDS encoding tyrosine-type recombinase/integrase encodes MLNQNWEWLNIVKPPQVNRLPDILTPTEVAIVISLTHKLRYQVFFLTIYSMGLRLGEAISLQVGDVDSQIMQVHIRNAKGGKDRLIPLPQRTLLALRYYWQTHRHPRLMFPGKDGKPDSMIDKGGIQKALKRVIAECNIHKSISPHNLRHSYATHLLEQGLDLRSVQSLLGHNSLNTTARYTRLTQITRKNTVEAINQLTDDLALKWECNV; translated from the coding sequence GTGCTTAACCAAAACTGGGAGTGGCTCAACATCGTTAAGCCACCACAGGTCAACCGACTGCCCGATATCCTAACCCCAACTGAAGTAGCCATCGTTATAAGTCTCACACATAAGTTGCGATATCAGGTCTTTTTTCTGACCATATACAGTATGGGTTTGCGCCTCGGTGAGGCCATTTCATTGCAAGTAGGTGATGTGGATTCACAGATAATGCAGGTACATATTCGTAATGCTAAAGGCGGTAAGGACAGGTTAATCCCTCTACCACAACGCACCTTACTAGCTTTGAGATATTACTGGCAAACTCATCGTCATCCACGCCTAATGTTTCCTGGTAAAGACGGTAAACCGGATTCGATGATAGATAAAGGGGGTATTCAGAAGGCGCTTAAACGAGTCATTGCTGAGTGCAACATTCATAAATCAATCAGCCCACACAACTTACGCCACAGCTATGCCACGCACCTGCTGGAACAAGGGCTGGATTTACGCTCCGTTCAGAGTTTACTTGGCCACAACAGCCTTAATACCACCGCCAGATATACACGCCTTACTCAAATTACTCGTAAAAATACGGTCGAGGCGATTAATCAGCTGACTGATGATTTAGCCCTGAAGTGGGAGTGTAATGTATGA